In Alteribacter lacisalsi, a genomic segment contains:
- the mtnN gene encoding 5'-methylthioadenosine/S-adenosylhomocysteine nucleosidase, which yields MTVGIIGAMEEEVELLKKKMNIRDEQVIAGCEFFLGKLQGVEVVLAKSGIGKVNAAISTTLMNQLYHTDAIINTGSAGGFHSELAVGDVVISTEVRYNDVDATVFGYEFGQVPRMPAFYEPDEDLMVIAKRCAEEVGVRAVPGLIISGDSFMSDHQRVEEVRKRFKDPYCSEMEAGAIAQVCHQFQCPFVIIRSLSDIAGKDAKMSYDEFLETASVNSARHVLLMLEELRQQQ from the coding sequence ATGACTGTTGGGATTATTGGTGCCATGGAAGAAGAAGTAGAACTGCTGAAGAAAAAGATGAATATCAGGGACGAGCAGGTGATTGCAGGCTGTGAGTTCTTTTTGGGAAAACTTCAGGGCGTGGAAGTCGTTCTGGCCAAGTCGGGAATCGGCAAGGTAAACGCCGCAATCAGTACCACCCTTATGAATCAGCTTTATCATACAGATGCGATTATTAATACCGGCTCTGCCGGAGGGTTTCACAGTGAACTGGCAGTGGGTGATGTGGTCATTTCCACCGAGGTGCGCTACAACGATGTGGATGCGACTGTATTTGGTTATGAATTCGGCCAGGTGCCGCGCATGCCGGCATTCTACGAGCCGGATGAAGATCTGATGGTCATTGCGAAGCGTTGCGCAGAAGAAGTCGGCGTTCGTGCGGTTCCGGGACTGATCATCTCCGGGGACTCCTTTATGAGCGACCATCAGCGTGTGGAAGAGGTCCGTAAACGTTTTAAGGATCCGTACTGCTCTGAAATGGAGGCAGGAGCTATTGCACAGGTATGCCACCAGTTTCAGTGTCCGTTTGTGATTATCCGTTCCCTGTCTGACATCGCAGGGAAGGATGCCAAAATGTCCTACGACGAGTTTCTTGAAACAGCTTCCG
- a CDS encoding sodium/glutamate symporter, producing the protein MSPEMVGLAFIILGLFIVIGKWIRVFSPLLQKLFLPSSIIAGLLALLFGPEIFGRIVGLFTTDDFFLVNGVVPPEVVEVWSELPGLFINIVFASLFLGKTLPSLKKVWIIGGPQVAMGQMVSWGQYVVGLLLAIFLLAPVFGVNPMAGALIEISFVGGHGTAAGLSGTFTELGFEEGADLAIGLATIGILTGVIVGIILINWGARTGRAKEIGGQRQGLSSEGRNGIVELENRDSAGELTTRPESIEPLSLHIAYVGIAILIGFFLLEGLILLEAFTWGPWTDTYLMIYVPLFPLAMVGGIITQLISDKYDRFRLIDRKMINRISGFSLDILIVSALATVSLAVIGENFAAFVTLAVAGVVWNVLAFIFLAPKMIPTYWFERGIGDFGQATGITATGLLLMKVADPDNRTPALEGFGYKQILFEPFVGGGLFTAASLPLIFQFGPVAVLILASVVTLFWLLVGLLYFGRK; encoded by the coding sequence ATGTCGCCGGAAATGGTTGGACTCGCTTTTATTATTCTTGGCCTCTTTATCGTTATTGGAAAATGGATTCGTGTGTTTTCACCACTTCTGCAAAAATTATTTTTACCTTCTTCTATCATTGCAGGACTTCTTGCCCTGCTGTTCGGGCCGGAAATATTCGGCCGGATCGTGGGCCTGTTCACAACAGATGATTTCTTCCTTGTTAACGGCGTTGTGCCGCCGGAAGTAGTGGAAGTCTGGTCGGAACTTCCCGGCCTGTTTATTAACATTGTATTCGCATCACTGTTCCTCGGTAAAACCCTGCCGAGTCTCAAAAAAGTATGGATCATCGGTGGACCTCAGGTTGCCATGGGACAGATGGTATCGTGGGGACAGTACGTGGTCGGTCTCCTGCTGGCAATTTTTCTGCTTGCCCCGGTATTCGGTGTCAATCCGATGGCCGGTGCCCTGATCGAAATCAGTTTTGTGGGTGGACACGGAACAGCTGCAGGTCTCAGCGGAACGTTTACAGAGCTTGGGTTTGAAGAAGGTGCCGATCTTGCCATCGGTCTTGCTACCATCGGTATTCTGACGGGGGTTATCGTCGGTATAATCCTCATCAACTGGGGAGCCCGTACCGGACGGGCAAAGGAAATCGGCGGGCAGCGACAGGGACTTTCAAGTGAAGGCCGCAATGGTATCGTTGAGCTTGAAAACCGCGACAGTGCCGGTGAGCTTACGACACGCCCGGAGTCAATCGAGCCTTTGTCACTCCACATTGCCTACGTTGGCATCGCGATTCTCATTGGATTCTTCCTGCTTGAAGGCCTGATCCTGCTTGAAGCTTTCACTTGGGGGCCGTGGACAGATACTTATCTGATGATTTATGTACCTCTGTTTCCTCTCGCCATGGTCGGCGGGATCATTACACAGCTGATTTCAGATAAGTACGACCGGTTCCGTCTGATTGACAGAAAGATGATCAACCGGATCAGCGGTTTCTCTCTGGACATTTTGATTGTCAGTGCACTGGCAACCGTGTCTCTGGCTGTAATTGGTGAAAACTTTGCCGCCTTTGTCACGCTTGCAGTAGCAGGGGTTGTCTGGAACGTACTGGCCTTTATCTTTCTCGCTCCAAAAATGATTCCCACATACTGGTTTGAACGTGGGATCGGGGACTTTGGACAGGCTACCGGTATTACCGCCACCGGACTGCTTCTCATGAAAGTGGCTGACCCGGATAATCGGACACCTGCTCTGGAAGGTTTCGGATACAAACAGATCCTGTTTGAACCCTTTGTTGGAGGCGGGCTGTTTACAGCAGCCTCGCTGCCGCTCATCTTTCAGTTCGGTCCGGTAGCTGTACTCATCCTTGCATCTGTGGTTACCTTGTTCTGGCTACTGGTAGGCCTCTTGTATTTCGGACGGAAATAA
- a CDS encoding DUF2536 family protein, with the protein MLNKFDSKKGVFNVILHTDSIKDKIEFFEAASLVKLENQIQRKIDDNQALMLGVHHVSHQVTQTEKGQRIYSAVVHFKKSV; encoded by the coding sequence ATGCTTAATAAATTTGATTCTAAAAAAGGAGTTTTCAATGTGATCCTTCATACAGACAGTATAAAAGATAAAATTGAATTTTTTGAAGCCGCCTCACTTGTAAAACTGGAAAACCAGATTCAGCGGAAAATTGATGACAACCAGGCTCTTATGCTGGGCGTCCACCATGTTTCCCACCAGGTAACCCAAACAGAAAAAGGACAGAGAATATACAGTGCTGTTGTCCACTTCAAGAAGTCCGTATAA
- a CDS encoding YrrS family protein, whose protein sequence is MAQYGTYGGPNRADMRKKQRLNRFLNIAIVLVVVSIFVVGGMTLFGGGGSTPTAGDEDQDENNTAQEQDEEEAIEEDEPEEESGESEDEFDTDGSETASGNDEDETAADEENGENGSSGENGTEDENGTEDESSEENGTEDESSEENGSEESSEDANGTEEDDGNGGDSSSDDEWSPIGTQQNFAEGQFQADWTRDGTNWNEMREAFAYATGINESEMSMWWVRNGGDQQSAIGTVSLPEDKDTPFKVRIEWVDNEGWKPVSVERLDYNPHS, encoded by the coding sequence ATGGCTCAGTATGGAACTTATGGCGGCCCGAACAGGGCTGATATGAGAAAAAAGCAGAGATTAAACAGATTCCTGAATATCGCAATCGTTCTCGTAGTCGTGTCTATATTTGTCGTCGGGGGAATGACACTTTTCGGCGGCGGTGGATCCACACCGACTGCAGGAGATGAAGATCAGGACGAAAACAATACAGCACAGGAACAGGATGAAGAAGAAGCAATCGAAGAGGACGAGCCGGAAGAGGAATCAGGTGAAAGTGAAGACGAATTCGACACAGACGGTTCTGAAACTGCTTCCGGAAACGACGAGGATGAAACCGCCGCAGATGAAGAAAACGGTGAAAACGGAAGCAGCGGAGAAAACGGAACTGAGGACGAAAACGGCACTGAAGATGAAAGTTCTGAAGAAAACGGCACTGAAGATGAAAGCTCCGAAGAAAATGGATCGGAAGAGTCTTCTGAAGATGCGAATGGTACAGAAGAGGACGATGGAAACGGCGGGGATTCTTCATCGGATGATGAATGGTCTCCAATTGGAACACAGCAGAATTTTGCTGAAGGGCAGTTCCAGGCGGACTGGACCCGCGATGGTACGAACTGGAATGAAATGCGTGAAGCATTCGCCTACGCCACAGGTATCAATGAAAGTGAGATGAGTATGTGGTGGGTTCGTAATGGAGGGGACCAGCAGAGCGCAATCGGTACGGTCAGCCTGCCGGAGGATAAAGATACTCCGTTTAAAGTCCGTATTGAATGGGTAGATAATGAGGGATGGAAGCCTGTGTCAGTTGAAAGGCTGGACTATAACCCTCACAGTTAA
- the greA gene encoding transcription elongation factor GreA, which translates to MAEEKHYMTEEGKVKLEKELEYLKTERRKEVVERIKVARDFGDLSENSEYDSAKEEQAFVEGRINQLEKMIRNAEIIEEDADNSSIVGLGKSVKFKELPDGEEESYQIVGRAEADPMEGKISNDSPMAQSLLGKTIGDKVSVQTPGGDMEVEIIEVS; encoded by the coding sequence ATGGCAGAAGAAAAGCATTATATGACAGAAGAAGGTAAAGTGAAATTAGAGAAAGAACTTGAATACTTGAAAACGGAGCGACGCAAGGAAGTCGTTGAACGAATAAAAGTAGCCCGAGATTTCGGAGATCTTTCCGAGAACTCCGAATACGATTCTGCAAAAGAAGAGCAGGCTTTCGTAGAAGGACGCATCAATCAGCTCGAGAAAATGATCCGCAATGCGGAAATCATTGAGGAAGATGCAGACAATTCCAGTATCGTAGGCCTCGGTAAATCCGTTAAGTTCAAGGAGCTTCCTGATGGTGAAGAAGAAAGCTACCAGATTGTCGGACGAGCGGAAGCAGACCCGATGGAAGGTAAAATTTCAAACGATTCACCGATGGCTCAAAGTCTCCTCGGCAAAACGATTGGAGACAAGGTCAGTGTTCAGACACCGGGTGGCGATATGGAAGTGGAGATTATTGAAGTAAGCTGA
- the udk gene encoding uridine kinase codes for MTRKPIIIGVAGGSGSGKTTVANEIYCQFKTQSIVMIEQDAYYKNQDHLPMEERLQTNYDHPLAFDNDLLLEHLKDLKKGEPVNKPVYDYKNHTRSNDVIPVEPRDVIILEGILILEDERLRDMMDIKLFVDTDADIRIIRRMMRDINERGRTIESVIDQYTDVVRPMHMQFIEPTKRYADVIVPEGGQNRVAIDLMVTKIKTVLEEKAIL; via the coding sequence ATGACCAGAAAACCGATTATTATCGGTGTTGCAGGCGGATCCGGTTCCGGGAAGACGACCGTTGCAAACGAAATCTACTGCCAGTTTAAAACCCAGTCGATCGTCATGATCGAACAGGATGCCTATTATAAAAATCAGGACCATCTGCCAATGGAGGAGCGTCTTCAGACGAATTATGATCATCCTCTTGCCTTTGATAACGATCTTCTGCTTGAACATCTGAAAGATTTGAAAAAAGGCGAACCGGTTAATAAGCCGGTATACGATTATAAAAATCATACCCGGAGTAATGACGTAATCCCTGTCGAGCCCCGTGATGTCATAATCCTTGAAGGGATTCTGATTCTGGAGGATGAACGGCTCCGGGACATGATGGATATTAAACTGTTTGTGGATACGGATGCCGATATCCGAATTATCCGGAGAATGATGAGAGACATCAATGAAAGAGGCCGGACAATTGAATCTGTAATCGATCAATACACAGATGTTGTCCGTCCGATGCATATGCAGTTTATCGAGCCGACGAAGCGTTATGCCGATGTAATTGTGCCTGAAGGCGGCCAGAATCGGGTAGCCATTGATCTGATGGTTACGAAAATTAAAACAGTACTTGAAGAAAAAGCCATTTTATAA
- a CDS encoding peptidase U32 family protein, with translation MGQLAERTSEGKRVITKKPELLAPAGNLEKLKIAVHYGADAVFIGGRDFGLRSNAGNFSIDEMEEGVSFAKKYGACIYVTTNIFAHNENMDGLEEYLQELQRVGIKGIIVADPLIIEACKRAAPKLEIHLSTQQSLTNWQAVKFWKEEGLERVVLAREVGLQEMLEMKKNVDIEIETFIHGAMCIAYSGRCVLSNHMTARDSNRGGCCQSCRWDYHLYEGSESSSRENALFDEKDSPFAMSPKDLNLIESIPQLVEAGIDSLKIEGRMKSIHYVATVVSVYRKVIDAYCADPDNFKIKQEWLTELAKCANRPAAPAFFENIPGYKEQLFQNHSHQASHDFSGLVLGYDEETKMVTLQQRNFFRPGDQVEFFGPEIENFTQTVDKVWDEKGRELDAARHPLQVVRFKVDRPLYPDNMMRKGVS, from the coding sequence ATGGGACAGCTTGCTGAACGAACGAGCGAGGGAAAACGTGTGATAACAAAAAAGCCGGAGCTTCTTGCCCCGGCAGGAAATCTTGAAAAATTGAAAATTGCTGTCCATTACGGGGCAGATGCTGTATTTATCGGCGGCCGTGATTTCGGGCTCCGCTCGAATGCAGGTAATTTTTCCATAGATGAAATGGAGGAAGGGGTCAGCTTTGCAAAAAAGTATGGCGCCTGTATCTATGTAACCACAAATATCTTCGCGCATAACGAAAATATGGACGGGCTGGAAGAGTACCTGCAGGAGCTGCAGAGAGTAGGAATAAAAGGGATCATTGTTGCCGACCCGCTGATCATCGAAGCGTGCAAACGGGCTGCGCCGAAACTGGAGATTCATCTTTCCACCCAGCAGTCGCTCACCAACTGGCAGGCGGTAAAGTTCTGGAAGGAAGAAGGGCTTGAGCGTGTCGTGCTCGCCCGTGAAGTAGGGCTTCAGGAAATGCTCGAGATGAAAAAGAACGTGGATATTGAAATTGAGACGTTCATTCATGGTGCTATGTGTATTGCCTATTCAGGCCGCTGTGTACTCAGTAACCACATGACAGCCCGGGATTCAAACCGGGGCGGGTGCTGCCAGTCGTGCAGATGGGATTATCACCTTTACGAGGGAAGCGAGTCGTCAAGCCGTGAAAACGCGCTGTTTGATGAAAAGGACTCGCCGTTTGCCATGAGCCCGAAGGATCTTAATCTGATTGAATCGATCCCACAGCTTGTGGAAGCAGGGATTGACAGCCTGAAGATTGAAGGCCGAATGAAGTCCATTCACTATGTAGCAACCGTGGTGAGTGTCTACCGCAAAGTGATCGATGCCTACTGTGCAGACCCTGACAATTTCAAAATTAAGCAGGAATGGCTCACAGAGCTTGCCAAGTGCGCGAACCGTCCGGCAGCCCCTGCCTTTTTTGAAAACATTCCAGGCTATAAGGAACAGCTGTTTCAAAATCACAGCCACCAGGCATCACATGATTTCTCCGGGCTTGTGCTCGGCTATGATGAAGAAACAAAAATGGTCACCCTGCAGCAGCGGAACTTTTTCCGTCCGGGTGATCAGGTGGAGTTTTTCGGACCCGAGATTGAGAACTTTACCCAGACGGTTGATAAGGTCTGGGACGAAAAAGGGAGAGAACTGGATGCCGCCCGTCATCCGCTTCAGGTTGTACGCTTCAAAGTGGACCGGCCTCTTTACCCTGACAACATGATGAGAAAGGGAGTATCCTAA
- a CDS encoding peptidase U32 family protein, with the protein MTAEPELLVTPQSVNDIKPLIEAGADAFLIGEETFGLRLAGEFSRSDIETAVQTAHAKKKKIYVAVNALFHNEKLPLLPDYLAFLQTIGVDGAVFGDPAVIMAAREASPELPLHWSTETTGTNYYTVNYWGRKGASRAVLARELNMDAVVEIKEHAEVAIEVQVHGMTCMFQSKRTLLGNYMEFQGRNLKVEGRSKDRSLFLHDPERDYDYPVWEDENGTHIMSPKDVCMIDELDELMDAGVDSFKIDGILKNSEYIIEMTRLYREAIDLYANDEDSYLDKKEKFLDRAKAIQPDNRSVDTGFFFKETVY; encoded by the coding sequence ATGACAGCAGAACCGGAACTTCTCGTCACGCCTCAAAGCGTTAACGATATCAAACCGCTTATCGAAGCTGGTGCGGATGCATTCCTAATCGGGGAAGAAACTTTCGGCCTACGTCTGGCAGGCGAATTCTCCAGAAGTGACATTGAAACCGCAGTTCAAACAGCCCATGCGAAAAAGAAAAAAATATACGTGGCTGTAAATGCCCTTTTCCATAATGAAAAACTCCCGCTTCTCCCGGACTATCTGGCCTTTTTGCAGACAATTGGTGTAGACGGAGCCGTATTCGGCGATCCGGCTGTTATTATGGCCGCACGTGAAGCGTCCCCGGAGCTGCCGCTTCACTGGAGCACAGAAACGACCGGCACGAATTACTACACAGTCAACTACTGGGGGCGCAAAGGAGCGTCACGTGCCGTACTGGCCCGGGAACTGAACATGGATGCGGTGGTTGAGATCAAGGAGCATGCAGAAGTAGCAATTGAAGTGCAGGTACACGGGATGACGTGTATGTTCCAGTCCAAGCGTACGCTTCTGGGCAATTACATGGAGTTTCAGGGGAGAAACCTGAAAGTCGAGGGCAGAAGCAAGGACCGGTCTCTTTTTCTTCACGATCCAGAGCGGGATTATGACTATCCGGTGTGGGAAGACGAAAACGGAACGCATATTATGAGCCCAAAGGACGTGTGCATGATTGATGAGCTGGATGAGCTGATGGACGCAGGGGTCGACAGCTTTAAAATAGACGGAATCCTGAAAAACAGTGAGTATATTATTGAAATGACCCGTCTTTACCGGGAAGCCATTGATCTGTATGCGAACGACGAAGACAGCTATTTAGATAAAAAAGAAAAGTTTCTGGATCGCGCAAAAGCAATCCAGCCGGATAACCGGAGCGTGGATACGGGCTTCTTCTTTAAGGAAACCGTGTATTAA
- a CDS encoding O-methyltransferase: protein MDRYTSKTEQYIESLIRPRTGTAAEIEVAAKADRVPIMEPAGMEAILQLLSLQNPESVLEIGTAIGYSSLRFAEQIPDARIVTIERDTERIRQAVAYHKQAGLLDRIVIIEGDALETGDTVKSHGPFDALFIDAAKGQYSRFFELYEPMVRPGGVIFSDNILFKGFVAGEKEPEKKRIKTMVSRLQNFNTGIMEDDRFHSMIYPVGDGLMVSIKKHDESK from the coding sequence ATGGACAGGTATACATCAAAAACAGAACAGTATATAGAATCACTGATCCGGCCGAGAACCGGAACGGCAGCAGAAATAGAGGTGGCCGCTAAGGCAGATCGTGTGCCAATCATGGAGCCTGCCGGTATGGAGGCGATTCTTCAGCTCCTTTCCCTGCAAAATCCGGAAAGCGTGCTTGAAATCGGAACAGCAATCGGTTACTCCTCTCTGCGTTTTGCCGAACAGATTCCTGACGCACGCATCGTAACAATCGAGCGGGACACAGAGCGGATCCGTCAGGCAGTAGCCTATCACAAACAGGCCGGCCTGTTGGACAGGATCGTTATAATTGAAGGTGATGCACTTGAAACAGGAGATACGGTGAAATCACATGGGCCATTTGATGCTCTTTTTATAGATGCAGCCAAAGGCCAGTATTCACGCTTTTTTGAGCTTTATGAACCGATGGTCAGGCCTGGCGGCGTAATCTTCTCCGATAACATTCTGTTCAAAGGGTTTGTTGCCGGAGAAAAAGAGCCGGAAAAAAAACGGATAAAAACGATGGTCAGCCGTCTGCAGAATTTCAATACCGGAATCATGGAAGATGATCGTTTTCACAGCATGATTTATCCGGTTGGAGATGGGCTGATGGTCAGCATAAAAAAACATGATGAATCCAAATGA
- the mltG gene encoding endolytic transglycosylase MltG — protein MSDNKNDQSHTEKQEQDKIVHKLENRAKEASLVRKIVLICFVLIVLTVGGAIGGAYVFITSAIGPVDEDNSELKEVEIPMGSSSAGIGEILEEEGLVDNSTIFRYYVRYRNESGFQAGTYELSPSMNMDEIIASLKDGRIDEEYNLIFTIPEGRWLEEVMETIAEETEHEYDDLMDLMTDEDYLQELVSQYDILHSSILENEDIRYPLEGYLFPARYDFTDENPSKEDIIEQMVARMEGVYNNVQAEYGSTDYSAHELLTLASIIEGEAAGDDEREAISGVIYNRLNRENPMRLQMDPTAVYGYGERVSSPTREQTNAENPYNTYQIDGIPPGPINNPGAASISAAFNPDEHDNYYFYHDTDGTIYMSETYEEHQEVLREHRDNQ, from the coding sequence TTGTCGGACAACAAGAACGATCAGTCACATACGGAAAAACAGGAACAGGATAAGATTGTACATAAACTTGAAAACAGAGCAAAAGAGGCAAGCCTTGTGCGTAAAATCGTGCTCATCTGCTTCGTTCTTATCGTCCTTACAGTAGGCGGAGCCATTGGCGGTGCTTATGTATTTATTACAAGTGCGATTGGCCCTGTAGACGAGGATAACAGCGAATTGAAGGAAGTGGAGATTCCGATGGGTTCCTCCAGTGCGGGAATCGGAGAGATTCTTGAAGAAGAGGGTCTGGTCGACAATTCGACGATCTTCCGCTATTACGTTCGTTACCGAAATGAGAGCGGGTTTCAGGCCGGTACTTACGAACTGTCTCCTTCCATGAATATGGATGAGATTATTGCTTCTTTGAAAGACGGGAGAATTGACGAGGAGTATAACCTCATTTTCACGATTCCTGAAGGCCGCTGGCTGGAGGAAGTGATGGAGACAATTGCTGAGGAAACAGAGCATGAATACGATGATTTAATGGATTTAATGACGGATGAAGACTATCTTCAGGAACTGGTCAGCCAGTATGACATTCTTCATTCCTCAATTCTTGAAAACGAGGATATCCGTTATCCGCTGGAAGGCTATCTCTTCCCGGCACGGTACGATTTTACAGATGAAAACCCTTCGAAAGAGGACATCATTGAGCAAATGGTGGCAAGAATGGAAGGTGTATATAATAACGTTCAGGCAGAATACGGAAGTACAGACTATTCTGCACATGAACTTCTCACCCTTGCCTCAATCATTGAAGGGGAAGCTGCAGGAGACGATGAGCGGGAGGCTATTTCCGGCGTGATTTACAATCGTCTGAACCGTGAAAATCCGATGCGTCTTCAGATGGACCCAACGGCTGTTTACGGATACGGGGAGCGGGTTTCTTCACCGACGCGTGAACAGACAAACGCCGAGAATCCTTACAACACTTACCAGATCGACGGTATCCCGCCAGGACCGATTAACAACCCTGGAGCAGCATCGATCAGCGCTGCCTTCAATCCTGATGAGCATGATAACTATTATTTCTATCATGACACCGACGGCACGATTTACATGAGTGAAACGTATGAAGAGCACCAGGAAGTCCTCCGGGAACATCGCGATAATCAGTAA
- a CDS encoding DUF1292 domain-containing protein codes for MSEESRLDGVRVLEPVEDGDRFIIPDPETGEEYVFEELFRFELDTNENAYIFLQPEGSDNDEEEEVEVQAFRFEEPDRLFMIESEEEWDMVTEVFNTIVSEDDE; via the coding sequence ATGAGTGAAGAAAGCAGATTAGATGGCGTACGTGTACTGGAACCAGTGGAAGATGGGGACCGTTTCATTATTCCCGATCCTGAAACTGGTGAAGAATACGTTTTTGAAGAACTGTTTCGTTTTGAACTGGATACAAACGAAAATGCGTACATTTTCCTCCAGCCGGAAGGTTCCGACAACGATGAGGAAGAAGAAGTGGAAGTACAGGCTTTCCGTTTTGAAGAACCGGACCGCCTTTTCATGATTGAGAGCGAAGAAGAGTGGGATATGGTAACGGAAGTGTTTAATACAATTGTAAGTGAAGATGACGAGTAA
- the ruvX gene encoding Holliday junction resolvase RuvX gives MKSLGLDVGTRTIGVAVSDAFGWTAQGIETIKWNDQYQDPAIERIQHWIKEHDVTTIVVGLPKNMNGTIGERGQASLDFAETLRERTGIEVVLEDERLTTAAAERMLISADVSRKKRKKVIDKMAAVLILQNYLDRNQSKGL, from the coding sequence ATGAAATCATTGGGACTGGACGTCGGCACCAGAACGATTGGTGTCGCCGTCAGTGATGCGTTCGGATGGACCGCCCAGGGCATTGAAACGATCAAGTGGAACGATCAGTATCAGGACCCGGCGATCGAACGGATTCAGCACTGGATAAAAGAGCACGACGTGACCACGATTGTGGTCGGACTGCCTAAAAACATGAACGGAACAATTGGCGAACGGGGGCAGGCCAGCCTGGACTTTGCTGAAACCCTTCGTGAAAGAACCGGTATTGAGGTCGTGCTTGAGGACGAGCGCCTGACCACTGCAGCTGCAGAACGGATGCTCATTTCCGCTGACGTCAGCCGTAAAAAAAGAAAAAAAGTCATTGATAAAATGGCTGCCGTTTTGATCCTGCAGAATTACCTGGACAGGAATCAGTCAAAGGGACTTTAG
- a CDS encoding IreB family regulatory phosphoprotein translates to MSSMDNTMKFNFHDDSMDDDAKEVLMKVYASLEEKGYNPINQIVGYLLSGDPAYIPRHNDARSLIRKIERDELIEELVKSYLSHHSEEE, encoded by the coding sequence ATGAGTTCAATGGATAATACGATGAAATTTAATTTTCACGATGATTCAATGGATGACGATGCGAAAGAGGTTCTGATGAAAGTCTACGCATCCCTTGAGGAAAAAGGGTACAATCCGATCAATCAAATAGTCGGGTACCTGCTTTCCGGAGATCCGGCTTACATTCCCCGGCACAACGACGCACGTTCGCTGATCCGGAAGATTGAACGGGATGAGCTCATCGAAGAGCTTGTTAAATCCTACCTGTCTCATCACAGCGAAGAGGAGTAA